The proteins below are encoded in one region of Pseudonocardia sp. DSM 110487:
- a CDS encoding signal peptidase II has product MTPPASTDRRVQYWTRRAPWIAVAVAVVVLAADQLSKAWAEATLPVGERFPVLGDALGIKLIYNPGAAFSIGTGATWVFTIAAGGAVLAASWFTWRVRSRAWAVCIGLFLGGAVTHFLDRLLRAPSFGQGHVVDFIAYFDWFIGNVADIALFAAGVLIVTLSTLGLTPRPTPSTSLG; this is encoded by the coding sequence ATGACCCCGCCGGCATCGACCGACCGGCGCGTGCAGTACTGGACGCGCCGTGCACCGTGGATCGCGGTCGCCGTCGCGGTGGTCGTGCTGGCCGCCGATCAGCTCTCCAAGGCGTGGGCCGAGGCCACCCTGCCGGTCGGGGAGCGGTTCCCCGTGCTCGGGGACGCGCTCGGCATCAAGCTGATCTACAACCCGGGCGCCGCGTTCTCCATCGGCACCGGTGCCACGTGGGTGTTCACGATCGCCGCGGGCGGCGCGGTGCTGGCCGCATCCTGGTTCACGTGGCGAGTCCGCTCGCGGGCGTGGGCAGTCTGCATCGGCCTGTTCCTCGGCGGCGCCGTCACGCACTTCCTCGACCGGCTCCTGCGAGCACCGTCGTTCGGCCAGGGGCACGTGGTCGACTTCATCGCCTACTTCGACTGGTTCATCGGCAACGTCGCGGACATCGCGCTCTTCGCCGCGGGCGTCCTGATCGTCACCCTCTCCACGCTCGGGCTCACGCCTCGGCCCACCCCGAGCACTTCTCTCGGCTGA
- a CDS encoding MFS transporter: MTQATRTAGWPAVLVVATGIFTVVTSEMLPVGLLTPMGAALHVSEGTAGQTLTTTGIVAAIAAPLVVPALGRLDRRTALVALAALLAAANLLAAWSPTFAVMIVARVLVGIAMGGIWSLAAGLAVRLVPPGAVGRATATIFSGIAVASVLGVPAGTFLDALAGWRAAFVVVGALSGLVALALALVLPALPAERAPGFSGVATLLRNPRVVTGLVVVALLVVGHFGAYTYVRPVLEGLAIDAPLIGTLLLVYGVAGVLGNFVAGTAAVRSVGRTVLVLAGLLVGAVALLAVAPSAPAAAVALVVWGLGYGGVSVTAQTWMMLAAPDDRETASSLFAGVFNGAIALGAVGGGLVVDGFGPAAVLAWGAVLVLGALVAMAIGRPVR, translated from the coding sequence ATGACGCAAGCGACTCGCACGGCCGGTTGGCCTGCCGTGCTCGTGGTGGCAACCGGCATCTTCACGGTCGTCACGTCGGAGATGCTGCCGGTGGGGCTGCTCACCCCGATGGGCGCCGCGCTGCACGTCAGCGAGGGGACGGCGGGGCAGACGCTGACGACGACGGGGATCGTCGCGGCGATCGCGGCACCGCTGGTGGTGCCCGCGCTCGGCCGCCTCGACCGCCGGACGGCACTGGTGGCGCTAGCGGCGCTGCTCGCGGCGGCCAACCTGCTGGCCGCGTGGTCGCCCACCTTCGCCGTGATGATCGTCGCCCGCGTGCTGGTGGGGATCGCGATGGGCGGGATCTGGTCGCTCGCGGCGGGGCTCGCGGTGCGGCTCGTGCCACCAGGCGCCGTGGGACGCGCGACGGCCACGATCTTCAGCGGCATTGCCGTCGCCTCCGTGCTGGGGGTTCCGGCGGGGACGTTCCTCGACGCGCTCGCCGGATGGCGGGCGGCGTTCGTGGTGGTCGGGGCATTGTCGGGACTGGTGGCACTGGCGTTGGCGCTCGTGCTCCCAGCGCTGCCGGCCGAGCGTGCGCCGGGTTTCTCCGGCGTCGCCACACTGCTGCGCAACCCGCGGGTCGTCACCGGGCTCGTCGTGGTCGCGCTGCTCGTCGTCGGGCACTTCGGCGCCTACACCTACGTGCGCCCGGTGCTGGAGGGCCTCGCGATCGACGCACCGCTGATCGGCACGCTGCTGCTGGTCTACGGCGTCGCCGGCGTGCTCGGCAACTTCGTCGCCGGCACAGCCGCCGTCCGGTCGGTCGGGCGAACCGTGCTGGTGCTCGCCGGTCTGCTGGTGGGCGCCGTGGCGCTGCTCGCGGTCGCTCCGTCAGCACCCGCGGCGGCCGTCGCGCTCGTGGTGTGGGGGCTGGGATACGGGGGCGTCTCGGTGACCGCCCAGACCTGGATGATGCTCGCCGCACCCGACGACCGCGAGACGGCATCGTCGCTCTTCGCCGGCGTGTTCAACGGGGCCATCGCGCTGGGCGCGGTCGGCGGCGGCCTGGTGGTCGACGGCTTCGGCCCGGCGGCGGTACTGGCCTGGGGCGCCGTGCTGGTGCTCGGTGCGCTGGTGGCAATGGCGATCGGCCGGCCCGTCCGCTGA
- a CDS encoding acetylxylan esterase, which translates to MARADLPLDELVSYRPVVSEPDDFDAFWSRTLDETRTHDLDVRSEEVDTPYRTVTVRDVTFSGFGGDRIGAWFTTPRTAGDDSLPAVVEFIGYNGGRDLPGESLRWASAGYAHLLVDTRGQGARWGGGGRTADPHGSGPATPGFMTRGIDRPDTYFYRRVFTDAVRAVEAVRTLPGVDAGRVAVQGGSQGGGITLAVAGLVPGLVAALPDVPFLCHFTRALDICDKDPYAEVTRYLAVHRHRVDDVLRTLSYFDGVNFAKRAAAPALFSVALMDLICPPSTVYAAFNNYGANHHTVDKEIEVYRYNDHEGGESYQRQAQIRWLDKLLGR; encoded by the coding sequence GTGGCCCGCGCCGATCTGCCCCTTGACGAGCTCGTTTCCTACCGCCCCGTCGTCAGCGAACCGGACGATTTCGACGCGTTCTGGAGCCGGACGCTCGACGAGACCCGCACCCACGACCTGGATGTCCGGTCCGAGGAGGTCGACACGCCCTACCGCACGGTCACGGTGCGGGACGTGACCTTCAGCGGGTTCGGCGGCGACCGGATCGGCGCCTGGTTCACGACGCCGCGCACCGCCGGCGACGACTCGCTCCCCGCGGTCGTCGAGTTCATCGGCTACAACGGCGGCCGCGACCTGCCGGGTGAGTCGCTGCGCTGGGCGAGCGCGGGCTACGCGCACCTGCTCGTGGACACCCGCGGGCAGGGCGCGCGCTGGGGAGGGGGCGGGCGCACGGCCGACCCGCACGGCTCCGGCCCGGCCACCCCCGGCTTCATGACCCGCGGCATCGACCGGCCGGACACGTACTTCTACCGCCGGGTGTTCACCGACGCCGTGCGCGCCGTCGAGGCGGTGCGCACACTGCCCGGCGTCGATGCCGGGCGCGTGGCCGTGCAGGGAGGCAGCCAGGGCGGCGGGATCACGCTCGCCGTGGCCGGGCTGGTGCCCGGCCTCGTGGCCGCGCTGCCGGACGTCCCGTTCCTCTGCCACTTCACCCGCGCGCTCGACATCTGCGACAAGGACCCGTACGCCGAGGTCACCCGCTACCTCGCCGTGCATCGTCACCGGGTCGACGACGTGCTGCGCACGCTGTCGTACTTCGACGGCGTGAACTTCGCCAAGCGCGCCGCCGCACCGGCCTTGTTCTCGGTGGCGCTGATGGATCTGATCTGCCCGCCCTCCACGGTGTACGCCGCGTTCAACAACTACGGGGCAAACCACCACACGGTCGACAAGGAGATCGAGGTCTACCGCTACAACGACCACGAGGGCGGCGAGTCCTACCAGCGGCAGGCCCAGATCCGCTGGCTGGACAAGCTCCTGGGCCGCTAG
- a CDS encoding tripartite tricarboxylate transporter substrate binding protein, with protein sequence MGAPGTTEERAPRRPPGRSGVIALVAAIAATAAIVLTAPAADRGGAVQDVLGDEQLRIMAPASPGGGWDQTSREMQKALRELVGRTEVYNVSGAGGTIGLSQFVRHEGDPSELMTTGLIMMGAVIANGSPRSLTDTTPLARLTTDYQVVVVAADSPLTDVPGLVAAMQADVAAVSISGGSAGGAEQIMSGLLAQAVGADPARVSYVAHSGGGEALTTVLSGRSTIGIFGLSEIEPQIEAGTVRALAVSSADRLPSLPDVPSLTESGLDVVVENWRGVVAPPGISDQEEQALEDMLVRMAQTEGWRDALARRGWGDALLAGPEFERFVQSEQERVSRVLTQIGLGGN encoded by the coding sequence ATGGGGGCACCCGGAACCACCGAGGAGCGCGCTCCTCGCCGACCACCGGGGCGCAGCGGCGTGATCGCGCTGGTGGCGGCAATCGCGGCCACGGCCGCGATCGTGCTCACCGCGCCCGCCGCCGACCGCGGCGGCGCCGTGCAGGACGTGCTCGGCGACGAGCAGTTGCGGATCATGGCCCCGGCATCGCCAGGTGGCGGCTGGGACCAGACCTCGCGGGAGATGCAGAAGGCGCTGCGCGAGCTGGTGGGGCGCACGGAGGTCTACAACGTCTCCGGAGCGGGCGGCACCATCGGGCTGAGCCAGTTCGTCCGCCACGAGGGCGACCCGTCCGAGCTGATGACGACCGGGCTGATCATGATGGGCGCGGTCATCGCGAACGGCTCGCCGCGCTCGCTCACCGACACCACCCCGCTCGCGCGGCTCACCACCGACTACCAGGTCGTGGTCGTCGCCGCCGATTCCCCGCTCACCGACGTGCCCGGCCTGGTCGCGGCGATGCAGGCCGACGTCGCGGCCGTCTCGATCTCCGGTGGGTCGGCGGGCGGCGCGGAGCAGATCATGTCCGGGCTGCTCGCACAGGCCGTCGGCGCCGACCCGGCGCGCGTCAGCTACGTCGCCCACTCCGGAGGCGGCGAGGCGCTCACCACCGTCCTGTCCGGGCGGTCGACCATCGGGATCTTCGGGCTCTCGGAGATCGAGCCCCAGATCGAGGCCGGCACCGTACGCGCGCTCGCAGTGTCGAGCGCGGACCGACTGCCCTCGCTGCCCGATGTCCCGTCACTGACGGAGTCAGGGTTGGACGTCGTCGTCGAGAACTGGCGCGGGGTCGTCGCCCCGCCAGGCATCAGCGACCAGGAGGAGCAGGCACTGGAGGACATGCTCGTCCGGATGGCGCAGACCGAGGGGTGGCGCGACGCGCTGGCCCGCCGTGGCTGGGGCGATGCCCTGCTCGCCGGGCCCGAGTTCGAGCGGTTCGTGCAGTCCGAGCAGGAGCGCGTGTCGCGGGTGCTCACCCAGATCGGGTTGGGGGGAAATTGA
- a CDS encoding LysR family transcriptional regulator translates to MAGLEIRELECFLVLADELHFGRTGERLYVSQSRVSQLIGSLERRVGARLVSRTSRSVRLTPLGQRFRGALEPAYGALRAAVDETRSEARSVPGPLRVGFQGTADDRLLGAVTAFQDRHARSSVEIAEIPLSDPFGPVHRGEVDAAVVLLPVEEEGLVLGPVFSRQPQRLAISTRHPLARRSEVSAEELADVPLISAAEPAVEYWRRAHAPTTTPSGLPIPSGPAVSTLQEGVWLIAANRGGMLLCAPTAAYHRRRDVVDVPVAGLPESALGLVWHQDHENARIRAFAEVVAETVP, encoded by the coding sequence ATGGCCGGGCTGGAGATCCGCGAGCTGGAGTGCTTCCTCGTCCTCGCCGACGAGCTGCACTTCGGGCGTACGGGGGAGCGGCTCTACGTCTCGCAGAGCCGGGTGAGCCAGCTGATCGGTTCCCTCGAACGGCGCGTGGGCGCGCGGCTCGTCAGCCGCACCAGCCGCAGCGTGCGGCTCACCCCGCTCGGGCAGCGGTTCCGCGGCGCGCTCGAACCCGCGTACGGCGCGCTGCGGGCGGCGGTCGACGAGACGCGTTCCGAGGCCCGGTCGGTTCCCGGCCCGCTGCGCGTCGGGTTCCAGGGCACGGCCGACGACCGCCTGCTCGGCGCCGTCACCGCCTTCCAGGACCGGCACGCCCGCAGCAGCGTCGAGATCGCCGAGATCCCGCTGTCGGACCCGTTCGGGCCGGTACACCGCGGTGAGGTCGACGCCGCCGTCGTGCTGCTGCCCGTCGAGGAGGAGGGCCTCGTGCTGGGTCCGGTGTTCTCGCGGCAGCCGCAACGCCTCGCGATCTCCACCCGCCACCCGCTCGCCCGGCGGTCCGAGGTCTCGGCCGAGGAGCTCGCGGACGTCCCGCTGATCTCCGCGGCCGAACCCGCCGTTGAGTACTGGCGCCGCGCCCACGCACCCACCACCACTCCCAGCGGGCTGCCCATCCCGAGTGGCCCGGCCGTGAGCACCCTGCAGGAGGGCGTGTGGCTGATCGCCGCCAACCGCGGCGGCATGCTGCTGTGCGCGCCCACCGCCGCCTACCACCGCCGCCGCGACGTGGTGGACGTCCCGGTGGCGGGTCTCCCGGAGTCGGCTCTCGGACTGGTGTGGCACCAGGACCACGAGAACGCGCGGATCCGCGCCTTCGCCGAGGTCGTGGCGGAGACGGTGCCGTAG
- the tcuA gene encoding FAD-dependent tricarballylate dehydrogenase TcuA, with protein MQEETEVVVVGGGNAGFSAAHAATGRGRRVLLLEKGEPGLAGGNSYFTAGAVRIAHGGLAELADLLDPDERHQISVLPPYPADAFTADMEKVTGGRNDPALTEVLVAESQDAIRWLHGLGLRYRLMYERQAYPDTQGRQVFWGGLAVGSTGGGKGLIEQHTEAAEKAGVEIRYGTRAVDLLPDGPGVTWRDTDGRSGTVRAESVVLAAGGFEADAELRRRHLGEGWERAKVRGTPLNTGDMLTAALAAGAAPYGDWGSCHSVAWDAWFPGNEGDRELTNQLTRSGYPLGIMVNTRGERFLDEGADFRNYTYAEYGARILAQPDGIAFQLFDATTRPRLRREEYDMPGASVVTGSTLAELAAGMGVDAAALTRTVQEFNAGIDRDVPLDLAVKDGRGARVDPPKSNWAIALDNPPFYAFPVTCGITFTFGGLRADTSGRVLDGSGVPLPGLFVCGEMLGGLFSGNYPGGSGLTAGAVFGRRAGTIA; from the coding sequence GTGCAGGAGGAGACCGAGGTCGTCGTCGTCGGGGGCGGCAACGCCGGGTTCAGCGCCGCCCACGCCGCGACCGGACGAGGGCGGCGGGTGCTGCTGCTGGAGAAGGGCGAGCCCGGGCTGGCCGGCGGCAACAGCTACTTCACCGCCGGGGCCGTCCGGATCGCACACGGCGGGCTCGCCGAACTGGCCGACCTGCTCGACCCCGACGAGCGGCACCAGATCAGCGTGCTCCCGCCCTACCCCGCCGATGCGTTCACCGCGGACATGGAGAAGGTGACCGGAGGGCGCAACGACCCGGCCCTCACCGAGGTGCTGGTGGCCGAGAGCCAGGACGCGATCCGCTGGCTGCACGGGCTGGGGCTGCGCTACCGGTTGATGTACGAGCGCCAGGCGTACCCGGACACGCAGGGACGACAGGTGTTCTGGGGCGGGCTCGCGGTGGGCAGCACCGGCGGGGGCAAGGGCCTGATCGAGCAGCACACCGAGGCCGCGGAGAAGGCGGGCGTCGAGATCCGCTACGGCACGCGCGCCGTCGACCTGCTGCCCGACGGTCCCGGTGTCACGTGGCGCGACACGGACGGACGCAGCGGCACCGTTCGCGCCGAGTCGGTCGTGCTCGCCGCGGGCGGCTTCGAGGCCGACGCCGAGCTGCGGCGCCGCCATCTGGGCGAAGGGTGGGAGCGGGCCAAGGTGCGCGGCACCCCGCTGAACACCGGCGACATGCTCACCGCCGCCCTCGCGGCGGGTGCCGCGCCGTACGGCGACTGGGGCAGCTGCCACAGCGTGGCATGGGACGCCTGGTTCCCGGGCAACGAGGGCGACCGCGAGCTGACCAACCAGCTCACCCGCAGCGGCTACCCCCTGGGGATCATGGTCAACACGCGGGGTGAGCGGTTCCTCGACGAGGGCGCGGACTTCCGCAACTACACCTACGCCGAGTACGGGGCCCGAATCCTCGCCCAACCAGACGGGATCGCGTTCCAGCTCTTCGACGCCACCACCCGGCCGCGGCTGCGCAGGGAGGAGTACGACATGCCGGGCGCGTCGGTCGTCACCGGCTCGACGCTCGCCGAGCTCGCGGCGGGGATGGGTGTCGACGCCGCGGCGCTGACCCGCACGGTGCAGGAGTTCAACGCCGGGATCGACCGGGACGTCCCGCTCGACCTGGCCGTCAAGGACGGTCGCGGCGCCCGCGTCGACCCGCCGAAGTCGAACTGGGCGATCGCCCTGGACAACCCGCCGTTCTACGCCTTCCCGGTCACCTGCGGGATCACGTTCACCTTCGGCGGGCTACGCGCCGACACATCGGGCCGGGTGCTCGACGGGTCGGGCGTGCCGCTGCCCGGCCTTTTCGTCTGCGGCGAGATGCTGGGCGGGCTGTTCAGCGGCAACTACCCGGGCGGCAGCGGGCTCACCGCGGGCGCGGTCTTCGGGCGCCGCGCCGGGACCATCGCGTGA
- a CDS encoding DUF1707 domain-containing protein translates to MPDESAARFLRVSDAEREHVVGLLQRATGTGLLDVDEFTRRVDTALTARTRGELNAVLLDLPGLTHPDRPAQVPIPARPPVHRPTPVVTDNGTGHEVRSMLGSVRRRGVWDVPAHLVVRTTLGSAELDFTEARIPHEVVDIELEVVAGSVELRLPAGARVEHGDLEATLSGIENRLRGRPDAPEGPLFRIRGSVRAGSVEILPPRRAHWWRRS, encoded by the coding sequence GTGCCCGACGAGTCCGCCGCCCGTTTCCTGCGCGTCTCCGACGCCGAGCGCGAGCACGTCGTCGGGCTGCTGCAGCGGGCCACCGGCACGGGGCTGCTCGACGTCGACGAGTTCACCCGCCGCGTCGACACCGCCCTCACGGCACGCACCCGCGGCGAGCTGAACGCCGTGCTGCTCGACCTGCCCGGCCTGACCCACCCGGACCGTCCCGCGCAGGTGCCGATCCCCGCCCGGCCTCCCGTGCACCGGCCCACCCCGGTCGTGACCGACAACGGCACCGGCCACGAGGTCCGCAGCATGCTCGGCTCCGTCCGCCGCCGGGGTGTCTGGGACGTGCCCGCGCACCTGGTGGTGCGCACCACCCTCGGCTCGGCGGAGCTCGACTTCACCGAGGCGCGCATCCCGCACGAGGTCGTCGACATCGAGCTCGAGGTGGTGGCGGGCTCGGTGGAGCTGCGGCTCCCCGCGGGGGCCCGCGTGGAGCACGGCGACCTCGAGGCCACGCTCTCCGGCATCGAGAACCGCCTGCGGGGCCGCCCGGACGCACCGGAGGGCCCGCTCTTCCGGATCCGCGGCTCGGTGCGCGCGGGCTCCGTGGAGATCCTCCCACCCCGCCGCGCCCACTGGTGGCGCCGCTCCTGA
- a CDS encoding GntR family transcriptional regulator, whose amino-acid sequence MAGTDAQTVYADLRGQILSGDLPPGTPLREIALAERFGVSRTPVREALRRLQQDRLLAPGVRGMQVRSIEPHEVVQVYDMRVLLEAEAAGQAAHSRGDADLMRLEGLLARDRDLVDPDDATRTRTNLEFHSAIWQATHNPVLLDLMDRLSIHLVHAPRSTLSVGDRWATALDEHAQLVAAVRERDERAAREIAGRHMSTAREIRLALLREAAATPGP is encoded by the coding sequence ATGGCCGGCACGGACGCGCAGACCGTCTACGCCGACCTGCGCGGGCAGATCCTCTCCGGCGATCTCCCGCCTGGCACGCCGCTGCGGGAGATCGCACTGGCAGAGCGGTTCGGCGTGTCCCGCACGCCGGTGCGGGAGGCGCTGCGCCGCCTGCAGCAGGACCGCCTGCTCGCGCCCGGCGTACGCGGTATGCAGGTGCGGTCGATCGAGCCGCACGAGGTGGTGCAGGTCTACGACATGCGCGTGCTGCTGGAGGCCGAGGCCGCCGGACAGGCCGCGCACAGCCGCGGCGACGCCGACCTGATGCGCCTTGAAGGGCTCCTCGCCCGCGACCGCGACCTCGTCGATCCCGACGACGCCACCCGCACCCGCACCAACCTCGAGTTCCACTCCGCCATCTGGCAGGCCACGCACAATCCGGTGCTGCTCGACCTGATGGACCGGCTCTCCATCCACCTCGTCCACGCCCCCCGCTCCACGCTCTCGGTGGGCGACCGGTGGGCCACGGCCCTCGACGAGCACGCCCAGCTGGTGGCCGCGGTGCGGGAACGTGACGAGCGGGCGGCCCGGGAGATCGCCGGGCGGCACATGAGCACCGCGCGGGAGATCCGGCTCGCCCTGCTGCGAGAGGCGGCCGCGACCCCCGGCCCGTGA
- a CDS encoding DoxX family protein, with the protein MEPLITLVAVTALLLGVDALGVRALRPWPVALRGGLAAMFTLTGVVHFAWMRQELIAMVPPALPAPGLLVTVTGVLELAGAAGLLLPRTAPWAAAGLSALLVVMFPANVHAALEGTGTPLLPRTLMQAVFLAATLAVVAYHLRTRRTPALAS; encoded by the coding sequence ATGGAACCACTGATCACCCTCGTCGCCGTCACCGCGCTCCTGCTCGGCGTGGACGCGCTCGGCGTGCGAGCCCTTCGGCCGTGGCCGGTGGCGCTGCGCGGCGGGCTGGCGGCGATGTTCACGCTCACGGGCGTGGTGCACTTCGCCTGGATGCGTCAGGAGCTGATCGCGATGGTGCCGCCCGCGCTCCCCGCGCCCGGCCTGCTCGTGACGGTCACCGGCGTGCTGGAGCTCGCGGGCGCCGCCGGGCTACTGCTCCCCCGCACCGCGCCGTGGGCGGCGGCCGGCCTCTCCGCGCTGCTGGTCGTCATGTTCCCGGCGAACGTGCACGCCGCGCTGGAGGGCACCGGCACCCCGCTGCTGCCGCGCACCCTCATGCAGGCGGTGTTCCTCGCGGCCACCCTCGCGGTGGTCGCGTACCACCTGCGGACGCGGCGGACGCCCGCCCTCGCGTCGTGA
- a CDS encoding tripartite tricarboxylate transporter permease: protein MDGVTLLLEGFASALTVEHLLWALIGVTIGTAVGVLPGIGPALTVALLLPITFRLEPSSALIMFAGIYYGGMYGGSTTSILLNTPGESASMISALEGNKMARAGRAAAALATAALGSFVAGTIGTVALTFLAPVVADFATGFGPPEYVALMAVAFVTVSALLGPNLLKGFASLLVGVTIGLIGIDAQTGQPRLTYGIDALLDGIDVVIVVVALFALSEAFGHLLTGTGHATVEPLRGAVVLSRSDFRRSWPAWLRGTALGFPIGSLPAGGAEVPTFLSYAAEKRLTKHPEEFGRGAIEGVAGPEAANNAAAAGVLVPLLTIGLPTSATAAVILTAFQSYGLQPGPQLFSESGDLVWTLIASLYVGNVMLLVLNLPLVRMWARLLTIPAYAIYAGVLVFATLGAYAAGGTAVDLLVLCALGLLGLLMRAAEVPVAPAVVGLILGPLAEQQLRRALTLSEGDPSILVSSPITVFLWIVVALALVIPLVLPVAKRRRRALTRS from the coding sequence ATGGACGGCGTCACGCTCCTCCTGGAGGGCTTCGCCTCCGCGCTGACCGTGGAGCACCTGCTGTGGGCACTGATCGGCGTCACCATCGGCACCGCGGTGGGCGTGCTGCCCGGGATCGGCCCGGCGCTCACCGTCGCGCTGCTGCTGCCGATCACGTTCCGGCTGGAGCCCTCCAGCGCGCTGATCATGTTCGCCGGGATCTACTACGGCGGCATGTACGGCGGATCGACCACGTCGATCCTGCTCAACACGCCCGGCGAGAGCGCCTCGATGATCTCGGCTCTCGAGGGCAACAAGATGGCCCGCGCCGGGCGGGCGGCCGCAGCGCTCGCCACGGCCGCGCTGGGCAGCTTCGTCGCCGGAACGATCGGCACCGTTGCGCTGACGTTCCTCGCGCCCGTCGTGGCCGACTTCGCCACCGGCTTCGGCCCGCCCGAGTACGTGGCGCTGATGGCCGTCGCGTTCGTCACGGTGAGCGCACTGCTCGGCCCGAACCTGCTCAAGGGCTTCGCGAGCCTGCTGGTCGGCGTCACGATCGGGCTGATCGGGATCGACGCCCAGACCGGGCAGCCGCGGCTGACATACGGCATCGACGCGCTGCTCGACGGGATCGACGTCGTGATCGTGGTCGTGGCGCTGTTCGCGCTCTCCGAGGCGTTCGGGCACCTGCTCACCGGCACCGGGCACGCCACCGTCGAGCCGCTGCGCGGTGCCGTGGTGCTCTCCCGCTCGGACTTCCGCCGGTCGTGGCCCGCATGGCTGCGGGGCACCGCGCTCGGGTTCCCGATCGGCAGCCTCCCCGCAGGCGGCGCCGAGGTGCCGACCTTCCTGTCCTACGCGGCGGAGAAGCGGCTCACCAAGCACCCGGAGGAGTTCGGGCGCGGGGCGATCGAGGGCGTCGCCGGGCCCGAGGCCGCCAACAACGCAGCCGCGGCAGGCGTGCTGGTGCCGCTGCTGACGATCGGGCTGCCCACGTCGGCCACGGCTGCGGTGATCCTCACGGCGTTCCAGTCCTACGGGCTGCAGCCGGGCCCGCAGCTCTTCTCCGAGTCCGGCGACCTGGTCTGGACGCTCATCGCGAGCCTGTACGTCGGCAACGTGATGTTGCTGGTGCTCAACCTGCCGCTGGTGCGGATGTGGGCCCGGCTGCTCACGATCCCGGCCTACGCCATCTACGCCGGTGTGCTGGTGTTCGCGACGCTCGGCGCGTATGCCGCCGGCGGCACCGCCGTCGACCTGCTGGTGCTGTGCGCACTGGGGCTGCTCGGGCTCCTGATGCGCGCCGCGGAGGTGCCGGTCGCACCGGCCGTGGTCGGCTTGATCCTCGGCCCGCTCGCCGAGCAGCAGCTGCGCCGCGCGCTCACCCTGTCCGAGGGTGACCCGTCGATCCTGGTGTCCTCGCCGATCACGGTGTTCCTCTGGATCGTCGTGGCATTGGCGCTGGTGATCCCGCTGGTGCTGCCGGTGGCCAAGCGGCGAAGGCGGGCGCTCACCCGATCCTGA
- a CDS encoding STAS domain-containing protein, giving the protein MSDSDPADVMTLTAARVGSTAVVTVTGELDLLTARELMKTVDETLQWPDLTGLVVDLTTVSFLGSSGLGTLAELATRTTAPGGSGGYRSRPPAPVPPMRIVAPPDNTAVVRPWETMNLQQILQLHPDLDSALESF; this is encoded by the coding sequence ATGAGCGACAGCGACCCTGCCGACGTCATGACGCTGACCGCCGCGCGGGTCGGCTCGACGGCCGTGGTCACCGTGACCGGCGAGCTGGACCTGCTGACCGCGCGAGAGCTGATGAAGACGGTCGACGAGACACTCCAGTGGCCGGATCTCACCGGCCTCGTCGTCGACCTGACCACGGTGAGCTTCCTCGGCTCGTCCGGACTGGGCACCCTCGCCGAGCTGGCCACCCGCACCACCGCACCCGGCGGCAGCGGCGGCTACCGCTCGCGGCCGCCCGCGCCCGTCCCCCCGATGCGGATCGTGGCGCCGCCCGACAACACCGCGGTGGTGCGCCCATGGGAGACGATGAACCTGCAGCAGATCCTGCAGCTGCACCCGGACCTCGACAGTGCTCTGGAGAGTTTCTGA
- a CDS encoding tripartite tricarboxylate transporter TctB family protein has translation MADEDAPVAVDRHTVLATAAFGGLLLIGAVLVIIDAVRLPATSAVVGPAAVPLPIGVALGAVGAGLLVDARRKLPRAEARTPWQPRAGMRVLGLVAALVGFALLLPLLGYVVTATGLFVAAALLLGAPRDWRVPAWGWALAAVVFLVFDRLIGLTLPAGPWGF, from the coding sequence ATGGCCGATGAGGATGCGCCGGTCGCCGTCGACCGGCACACCGTGCTCGCGACGGCCGCTTTCGGCGGCCTGCTGCTAATCGGTGCCGTACTCGTCATCATCGACGCGGTGCGGCTCCCGGCCACATCGGCCGTGGTGGGGCCCGCCGCCGTGCCGCTGCCGATCGGGGTGGCGCTCGGCGCGGTCGGTGCCGGGCTGCTGGTCGACGCCCGCCGCAAGCTGCCGAGGGCCGAGGCCCGGACGCCGTGGCAGCCACGGGCCGGAATGCGGGTGCTCGGCCTCGTCGCGGCGCTGGTCGGGTTCGCGCTGCTCCTGCCGCTCCTGGGCTACGTCGTCACCGCCACAGGGCTCTTCGTCGCCGCGGCCCTGCTGCTCGGTGCGCCGCGGGACTGGCGGGTCCCCGCATGGGGCTGGGCACTGGCCGCCGTCGTGTTCCTCGTCTTCGACCGCCTGATCGGGCTCACCCTGCCCGCAGGCCCATGGGGGTTCTGA